ATTCTCTGATACTAATAATTATTCcttgacatttatattttgtgCTAAAAAAAAGTTTGCAACTTTCAATTGGCATATTATTTTTGGGGGTTTTTATATAGATTTGTTTGCCTTGAATTTGATTGAACGTTTCTGTATTTGGGTTGTTTCTTATCATACCTCTTATGCAGGTTACTGCCTTATCATGTTGTAGCAGATTACGAAGCAGAAGAGGACGATAGAATCCTCGATTCAGACCCAACAGGCCAAGCCCTTTCCCGCTCTCAGCAGTGGGACAACAACATCGCCGCTAAAGTCGCTGAGTTCACTGCAACCTTTGAGAAACAAGCCCTAGCTTTCAACATAATCACTCGAAAGCGAGCCATGGGAGAGTTCAGATCCGAGGAGAGGCTTATGGTGGAGCAAGCTCTGCTGCAAGAAGAGAGAAAGGCGTTGCTGGAGCTTAAAGCAGAGATGGACAGAGAGAAGGCTGGCAGGGAGGCTCAGGAGGCTAAGCTGCGGATGGCCGCGTTGGCTCAGGCTGGGCAGTCGCAGTCCCACGCCGAGATAATGGCTCGTAACCCGTTGAGGGCTAACGCGGTTGGGAATCAGGGTGGGAGTATTCAGCTGAGTCACGAGATGGGAGAGCAAGGACGTGGCATGAACCCTGATGAGATGATGAATGGGTGGGGAAACAATAGTCAGAGAGAGGAGAAGGAGCCTTCGGAAGATTTCTTGAATGATGAGGAGAATGAGAACGGAGAGACTGGTGAACAGGAGAA
This genomic stretch from Brassica napus cultivar Da-Ae chromosome C9, Da-Ae, whole genome shotgun sequence harbors:
- the LOC106426201 gene encoding putative uncharacterized protein DDB_G0271606: MEETKPLAGNHPQQQQQQQQQQQQLLYQHQLQQRQQQMLLLQQLQKQQQQQAAMSRFPSNIDVHLRPPGSIQTRPIVPPQQNPNPNPSLGQPTPNLQQQQQVVASQQMLQQQQQQQQQQKLMRPLNHIELQFAYQDAWRVCHPDLKRPFSSLEDACERLLPYHVVADYEAEEDDRILDSDPTGQALSRSQQWDNNIAAKVAEFTATFEKQALAFNIITRKRAMGEFRSEERLMVEQALLQEERKALLELKAEMDREKAGREAQEAKLRMAALAQAGQSQSHAEIMARNPLRANAVGNQGGSIQLSHEMGEQGRGMNPDEMMNGWGNNSQREEKEPSEDFLNDEENENGETGEQENWREAGEFDLNSR